One Setaria viridis chromosome 3, Setaria_viridis_v4.0, whole genome shotgun sequence DNA window includes the following coding sequences:
- the LOC117847969 gene encoding probable glycerol-3-phosphate acyltransferase 3, protein MQHQLPHSSRSTRSPSMAKKMLPAAAYELFSSLLHTVTVTARPPPPTRSSPTVHRCAPPAARLAGEGTTLVVDVDGALLLPRHTLLFAYFMLVAIEAGSFLRGLVLLLLYPVISCLGALAGRDAAVRAMAAVAFCGLREGTFRAGRAVLPRWLLEDVQAEALKVTRRAGDPARVVWASAMPRVMVEPFLREYLQVSPAAAVAVREMKTVWGFYTGLMEYDCDVREDMSVLRQKTAAGGDDDDVVGFSAGDSMEFLCSPLSSICKELYVVHTEEQSKWRRLARRDYPRPLVFHDGRLAFLPTPLGAVAMFTWLPLGAALSVVRLAVAMALPYRYATAILAATGQSWRLRGAPPPANIRRGGAASSGELYACNHRTLIDPVYVSIALDRRVRAVSYSLSRVSDALSPIGPTVHLVRDRSRDGAAMARLLGAGDSVVVCPEGTTCREPYLLRFSPLFAELGGDRGVVPVALAVESSMFHGTTASGWKGVDPFYYLANPRMCYTVEFLDRVDTAAVAEGKAASTDVANAVQRRIAAALGYECTMLTRKDKYLMLVGNDGVVAAPPRRTRADDMRVPVRAPTGCT, encoded by the exons ATGCAACACCAGCTGCCTCATAGCAGCAGAAGCACACGTAGCCCCTCCATGGCGAAGAAGATGTTGCCAGCGGCGGCTTACGagctcttctcctccctcctccacacCGTCACGGTCActgcccggccaccgccgcccacgCGCAGCTCGCCCACCGTCCACCGATGCGCCCCTcccgcggcgcggctcgccggcgaggggaccaCGCTGGtcgtcgacgtcgacggcgcCCTTCTCCTGCCGCGCCACACCCTTCTCTTCGCCTACTTCATGCTCGTCGCCATCGAGGCCGGCAGCTTCCTCCGCGGCCtcgtcctgctcctcctctaCCCCGTCATCTCCTGCctcggcgccctcgccggccgcgacgcGGCCGTGCGGGCCATGGCCGCGGTCGCCTTCTGCGGGCTGCGCGAGGGCACgttccgcgccggccgcgccgtgcTGCCGCGGTGGCTCCTGGAGGACGTTCAGGCAGAGGCGCTGAAGGTTACGCGGCGGGCCGGCGACCCGGCGCGGGTGGTGTGGGCGAGCGCCATGCCGAGGGTGATGGTGGAGCCGTTCCTGAGGGAGTACCTCCaggtgtcgccggcggcggccgtcgcggTGAGGGAGATGAAGACGGTGTGGGGGTTCTACACCGGCCTCATGGAGTACGACTGCGACGTAAGAGAGGACATGTCGGTGCTGAGGCAGAAGAcggcggccggaggcgacgaTGACGACGTCGTGGGGTTCTCCGCTGGCGATTCCATGGAGTTCCTCTGCAGCCCTCTGTCATCAATTTGCAAg GAGCTGTACGTCGTGCACACGGAGGAGCAGAGCAAATGGCGGCGCCTGGCCCGGCGCGACTACCCGAGGCCGCTCGTCTTCCACGACGGCAGGCTGGCGTTCCTGCCGACGCCGCTCGGCGCCGTGGCCATGTTCACGTGGCTCCCCCTGGGCGCGGCGCTCTCCGTcgtccgcctcgccgtcgcgatGGCGCTGCCGTACCGGTACGCCACGGCGATCCTCGCCGCGACGGGCCAGTCGTGGCGCCTCCGcggcgcgcccccgccggcaaacatccgccgcggcggcgccgcatcCTCCGGCGAGCTCTACGCGTGCAACCACCGCACCCTCATCGATCCCGTCTACGTGTCCATCGCGCTCGACCGGCGTGTCCGCGCCGTGTCCTACAGCCTGAGCCGCGTCTCCGACGCGCTCTCCCCGATCGGCCCCACCGTCCACCTCGTCCGCGACCGCTcccgcgacggcgccgccaTGGCGCGGCTCCTGGGCGCCGGCGACAGCGTGGTGGTCTGCCCCGAGGGCACCACCTGCCGGGAGCCCTACCTGCTCCGGTTCAGCCCGCTGTTcgccgagctcggcggcgaccgcggcgtCGTGCCCGTGGCGCTCGCCGTCGAGAGCAGCATGTTCCACGGCACGACGGCGAGCGGGTGGAAGGGCGTCGACCCCTTCTACTACCTGGCCAACCCCAGGATGTGCTACACGGTGGAGTTCCTCGACAGGGTggacacggcggcggtggcggaggggaaGGCGGCCAGCACCGACGTGGCCAACGCCGTGCAGCGGCGcatcgcggcggcgctcgggtaCGAGTGCACCATGCTCACGAGGAAGGACAAGTACCTCATGCTCGTCGGCAACGACGGCGTCGTCgcggcgccgccacggcggaCGCGCGCCGACGATATGCGTGTGCCCGTTCGTGCTCCCACTGGCTGCACATAA
- the LOC117848678 gene encoding prefoldin subunit 3 has translation MAAAAAAAASTPQGVAERRGIPAAAFVEDVEAYLRQAGLDVNSALAFLQERLQQYKIVEMKLLAQQRDLQAKIPDIEKCLDIVAALQAKKALGEALVADFELSEGIYSRAKIEDTDSVCLWLGANVMLEYSCDEANALLKKNLENAKASLEVLVADLQFLRDQQTITQVTIARVFNWDVHQRRSKQAVKET, from the exons atggcagcggcggcggcggcggcggcatcgacgCCGCAGGGGGTGGCTGAGCGGCGGGGAatcccggcggcggccttcGTCGAGGACGTCGAGGCCTACCTCCGCCAGGCCGGGCTCGACGTGAACTCCGCCCTCGCCTTCCTCCAGGAAAG GCTACAGCAGTACAAAATAGTGGAGATGAAGCTTCTAGCACAACAAAGAGATCTTCAG GCGAAAATTCCTGATATAGAGAAATGCTTGGACATTGTTGCAGCACTACAGGCTAAGAAGGCTTTGGGTGAG GCACTTGTAGCTGATTTCGAACTATCCGAGGGGATATACTCGCGTGCAAAAATTGAAGATACCGACTCTGTGTGCCTGTGGTTGGGTGCAAATGTGATGCTGGAATACTCCTGCGATGAG GCCAATGCCCTCTTGAAAAAGAACTTGGAAAATGCCAAGGCTAGCTTAGAAGTCCTTGTTGCCGATCTTCAGTTCTTGAGAGACCAGCAAACCATCACTCAG GTTACAATTGCACGGGTATTCAACTGGGATGTGCACCAACGGAGAAGCAAGCAGGCTGTAAAAGAAACTTGA
- the LOC117848677 gene encoding uncharacterized protein yields the protein MVPFVPALAHNVMQPTQIAQNYSGNDIRVCCTIPEQIADEAQDKMADEVVQPMMVSEVGMAFESKDKAYEIYNTYGGKIGFVLERAIQSDEEIELYVRNIWFAVMKVIEKLSHQGILQGRIAMLVFSLVSVKRGFG from the exons ATGGTGCCATTTGTGCCTGCCTTAGCACACAACGTAATGCAGCCAACGCag ATTGCACAGAACTACTCCGGTAATGACATCAGAGTTTGTTGCACGATACCTGAACAAATAGCAGATGAAGCACAAGATAAG ATGGCTGAtgaagttgtgcaacctatGATGGTTTCTGAAGTTGGAATGGCTTTTGAATCAAAGGACAAAGCTTATGAGATATACAACACCTATGGTGGCAAGATTGGATTTGTATTAGAAAGAGCCATACAAAGCGACGAGGAGATAGAACTCTACGTCAGAAATATTTGGTTTGCAGTAATGAAGGTCATCGAGAAACTGAGTCATCAAGGGATACTACAAGGACGGATTGCGATGCTCGTGTTCAGTTTAGTATCAGTAAAGAGAGGATTTGGATAG